A region of Nocardioides alkalitolerans DNA encodes the following proteins:
- a CDS encoding FAD-dependent oxidoreductase, translating to MTEQIVPEVDVDVVVVGAGGGGLVAALAAADAGASVVVLEKLDRVGGNTSLSTGSIPGAGTRQQREQGVDDDPDRMTADLLRQSGPHEAEHLTRRLAETSGELVDWLVESHQVGLKLIMDYKHVGHSVNRLHAPASRRGHDLTADLVAAVERAGVEIVLGNPVARLVVEDGVVRGVEVAGDRIEPYTIRAHAVVLAANGFAANRELVERWAPGLAGLEYFGAHGSTGEALAWGVELGGRLRNQEAFQGYAAVAYPHGSILSWTTVEMGGVLVDATGARLGDEIVGYSGFTTSVVAGEGPIWAVYDARIRDITLKEDEYRDLVDMGGAKECADVEEVAAVTGAPLEALRATLAAYDAAARGERADEHGRTDFAHAPLQAPYVVSRVTPGLFHTQGGLDVDVDGRVLTDAGPVPGLYAVGGVAAGVSGQTGGRGYSSGNGLLTAVGLGRLAGAAAAAERP from the coding sequence ATGACCGAGCAGATCGTCCCCGAGGTCGACGTCGACGTCGTGGTGGTCGGGGCCGGCGGTGGCGGCCTCGTCGCCGCCCTGGCGGCCGCGGACGCCGGGGCCAGCGTCGTCGTGCTCGAGAAGCTCGACCGCGTCGGCGGCAACACGTCGCTCTCGACCGGCTCCATCCCCGGCGCGGGCACCCGCCAGCAGCGCGAGCAGGGCGTCGACGACGACCCGGACCGGATGACGGCGGACCTCCTGCGCCAGAGCGGCCCGCACGAGGCGGAGCACCTGACGCGCCGCCTGGCGGAGACGTCCGGCGAGCTCGTCGACTGGCTCGTCGAGAGCCACCAGGTCGGCCTGAAGCTCATCATGGACTACAAGCACGTCGGGCACTCGGTCAACCGGCTGCACGCCCCGGCGTCGCGCCGCGGCCACGACCTCACCGCCGACCTGGTCGCGGCCGTCGAGCGCGCGGGCGTCGAGATCGTGCTCGGCAACCCCGTCGCCCGCCTCGTCGTCGAGGACGGCGTCGTGCGGGGCGTCGAGGTCGCGGGCGACCGCATCGAGCCCTACACGATCCGCGCCCACGCCGTCGTGCTGGCGGCGAACGGCTTCGCCGCCAACCGCGAGCTCGTCGAGCGCTGGGCCCCCGGGCTGGCCGGGCTGGAGTACTTCGGTGCCCACGGCTCCACCGGCGAGGCCCTCGCGTGGGGCGTCGAGCTCGGCGGGCGGCTGCGCAACCAGGAGGCCTTCCAGGGGTACGCCGCCGTCGCCTACCCCCACGGCAGCATCCTGTCCTGGACCACGGTCGAGATGGGCGGCGTGCTGGTGGACGCCACCGGTGCGCGACTGGGCGACGAGATCGTCGGCTACTCGGGCTTCACGACCTCCGTCGTCGCGGGCGAGGGCCCGATCTGGGCGGTCTACGACGCGCGCATCCGCGACATCACGCTCAAGGAGGACGAGTACCGCGACCTCGTCGACATGGGCGGCGCGAAGGAGTGCGCCGACGTGGAGGAGGTCGCCGCCGTCACCGGCGCGCCCCTCGAGGCCCTGCGGGCCACGCTCGCGGCGTACGACGCCGCCGCCCGGGGCGAGCGCGCCGACGAGCACGGGCGCACCGACTTCGCGCACGCGCCGCTCCAGGCGCCCTACGTCGTCTCCCGCGTGACGCCGGGCCTCTTCCACACGCAGGGCGGGCTCGACGTGGACGTCGACGGCCGGGTGCTCACCGACGCCGGTCCGGTGCCGGGGCTGTACGCCGTCGGCGGCGTCGCCGCGGGCGTGTCCGGCCAGACGGGTGGCCGGGGCTACTCCTCGGGCAACGGTCTGCTCACCGCGGTGGGCCTCGGCCGGCTGGCCGGTGCGGCGGCCGCCGCGGAGCGCCCGTGA
- a CDS encoding isochorismatase family protein: MTEIIDDLTRQRYDAAGFGRPVGLGKRPGLLIIDVQYRTTGTQPVPFDEALEEFTTSCGEVAWDAVANIKRLLELFRSQGWPVLYPYVAPKQAFDAGALGAKVPGIMAIPEKGYEFHPDIAPLDGEILLPKRHPSAFFGTPLLSYLVQAGVDSLVVTGCSTSGCVRGSAVDAFSYNYKVAVPSDAVYDRSPLVHEVNLFDMGQKYADVDTTDSLLQRLAALPEGGAA; the protein is encoded by the coding sequence ATGACCGAGATCATCGACGACCTGACGCGGCAGAGGTACGACGCGGCCGGCTTCGGCCGCCCCGTCGGCCTCGGCAAGCGCCCGGGGCTCCTCATCATCGACGTGCAGTACCGCACCACGGGCACGCAGCCGGTGCCGTTCGACGAGGCCCTCGAGGAGTTCACCACCAGCTGCGGCGAGGTCGCCTGGGACGCGGTCGCCAACATCAAGCGACTGCTCGAGCTCTTCCGCTCCCAGGGATGGCCCGTGCTGTACCCCTACGTCGCGCCCAAGCAGGCCTTCGACGCCGGTGCGCTCGGCGCCAAGGTGCCCGGGATCATGGCCATCCCCGAGAAGGGCTACGAGTTCCACCCCGACATCGCGCCGCTCGACGGGGAGATCCTGCTGCCCAAGCGGCACCCGAGCGCCTTCTTCGGCACCCCGCTGCTCAGCTACCTCGTGCAGGCCGGCGTCGACTCGCTCGTCGTCACCGGCTGCTCGACGTCCGGCTGCGTGCGCGGCAGCGCCGTCGACGCGTTCTCCTACAACTACAAGGTGGCGGTGCCGAGCGACGCGGTCTACGACCGCAGCCCGCTCGTGCACGAGGTCAACCTCTTCGACATGGGCCAGAAGTACGCCGACGTCGACACCACCGACAGCCTGCTGCAGCGCCTCGCCGCGCTGCCCGAGGGAGGAGCAGCATGA
- a CDS encoding amidohydrolase family protein, whose translation MTTYDLRLAGGEVYLHGTGVTPVDLLVTDGRIAGIVDRGAPAEAREVVQLGGKLVLPGAIDPHVHLGKDIRIPRDPDDARLETASAAAGGITSMLVYLMSGEGYENIVPGAQAVMEQDSYVDFGFHICVGTDDHVHDIPAYIRDFGVSSFKFFMNFKGEEGAYLGLPGNDDGYMYDVLGMAADSGAMINPHPENIELVWKLKNRPIDESRGPLHAWNASRPSFVEAEAVQRVAYMAQITGASVYAVHTSSQLALDAMERQRRSYENLFVETCTQYLTLTTEAGCGTYGKVNPPIRERADLEALWVGLAEGRVDTVGSDHNARHRSFKEKDVWSASAGFPGTGGVLPLTLSEGLRRGVPLERLVDATSTRSAQLFGMYPQKGTIRVGSDADLAVVDLDGSYTINAATQHSGADYTPWEGTEVPLRVVHTIVRGEFALRDGVLADRTTGRYLRREKSGAAALAAIDTAPEQKGTPA comes from the coding sequence ATGACGACCTACGACCTCAGGCTCGCCGGCGGGGAGGTCTACCTCCACGGGACGGGCGTCACCCCGGTGGACCTGCTGGTCACGGACGGCCGCATCGCGGGGATCGTCGACCGCGGCGCGCCGGCCGAGGCCCGCGAGGTCGTGCAGCTCGGCGGGAAGCTCGTGCTGCCGGGTGCGATCGACCCGCACGTGCACCTCGGCAAGGACATCCGCATCCCGCGGGACCCCGACGACGCCCGCCTCGAGACGGCGTCGGCCGCCGCCGGCGGCATCACCTCGATGCTCGTCTACCTCATGAGCGGCGAGGGCTACGAGAACATCGTCCCGGGCGCGCAGGCCGTGATGGAGCAGGACTCCTACGTCGACTTCGGCTTCCACATCTGCGTGGGCACCGACGACCACGTGCACGACATCCCGGCCTACATCCGCGACTTCGGCGTCTCCAGCTTCAAGTTCTTCATGAACTTCAAGGGCGAGGAGGGTGCCTACCTCGGCCTGCCCGGCAACGACGACGGCTACATGTACGACGTGCTGGGGATGGCCGCCGACTCCGGCGCGATGATCAACCCGCACCCGGAGAACATCGAGCTGGTCTGGAAGCTGAAGAACCGGCCGATCGACGAGTCCCGCGGCCCCCTCCACGCCTGGAACGCCTCGCGGCCCTCCTTCGTGGAGGCCGAGGCCGTGCAGCGCGTGGCCTACATGGCCCAGATCACCGGCGCGTCGGTCTACGCGGTGCACACCTCCAGCCAGCTCGCGCTGGACGCCATGGAGCGCCAGCGCCGGTCCTACGAGAACCTGTTCGTGGAGACCTGCACGCAGTACCTGACGCTCACCACCGAGGCGGGCTGCGGCACCTACGGCAAGGTGAACCCGCCCATCCGCGAGCGGGCGGACCTCGAGGCGCTGTGGGTGGGCCTCGCCGAGGGCCGGGTCGACACCGTCGGCTCCGACCACAACGCCCGGCACCGCTCCTTCAAGGAGAAGGACGTCTGGTCGGCCTCCGCCGGCTTCCCCGGCACCGGGGGCGTGCTGCCCCTGACCCTCAGCGAGGGGCTGCGCCGCGGCGTACCGCTGGAGCGGCTCGTCGACGCCACGTCGACGCGGTCGGCGCAGCTGTTCGGGATGTATCCGCAGAAGGGCACCATCCGCGTCGGGTCCGACGCCGACCTGGCGGTCGTCGACCTCGACGGCAGCTACACGATCAACGCCGCGACCCAGCACTCGGGCGCCGACTACACCCCGTGGGAGGGCACCGAGGTCCCGTTGCGCGTCGTCCACACCATCGTGCGGGGCGAGTTCGCGCTGCGCGACGGCGTGCTCGCCGACCGCACGACCGGTCGCTACCTGCGCCGCGAGAAGAGCGGCGCCGCCGCCCTGGCTGCGATCGACACCGCTCCCGAGCAGAAGGGGACCCCCGCATGA
- a CDS encoding oxaloacetate decarboxylase encodes MSSPRRLRDLIARSGPPLMLPGAPNALTARVVEEAGYEAVYVSGAGVTNTFLGAPDLGLLTLNELADHVRAIADAVALPAIVDADTGFGNAINVQRTVRVLERAGAAGLQLEDQVSPKKCGHFSGKDVISADEMVGKVRAAVDARIDDDFAIVARTDALATEGLEQAVDRIGRYRDAGADILFVEAPRSAEQMRHVVRSVPGVHMANMVEGGLTPLTSREELGEIGYAVALYANAAMRGAVAGMREVLDHLAEHGDTTRASELMISWQDRQSLVRKPDYDELERRYAAEANTPGADGSEQDGDVA; translated from the coding sequence ATGTCGAGCCCGAGGCGACTGCGCGACCTGATCGCGCGGAGCGGTCCGCCGCTGATGCTGCCGGGCGCACCGAACGCTCTCACGGCGCGCGTCGTCGAGGAGGCGGGCTACGAGGCCGTCTACGTGTCCGGCGCGGGCGTGACGAACACGTTCCTGGGCGCTCCCGACCTCGGCCTCCTCACGCTCAACGAGCTCGCCGACCACGTGCGGGCCATCGCCGACGCCGTCGCGCTGCCCGCCATCGTCGACGCCGACACCGGCTTCGGCAACGCCATCAACGTGCAGCGCACGGTGCGGGTGCTCGAGCGGGCCGGCGCCGCCGGCCTCCAGCTCGAGGACCAGGTCAGCCCCAAGAAGTGCGGCCACTTCTCGGGCAAGGACGTGATCTCCGCCGACGAGATGGTCGGGAAGGTCCGCGCCGCGGTCGACGCCCGCATCGACGACGACTTCGCGATCGTGGCCCGCACCGACGCGCTGGCCACCGAGGGCCTCGAGCAGGCGGTCGACCGCATCGGTCGCTACCGCGACGCCGGCGCCGACATCCTGTTCGTCGAGGCCCCCCGCAGCGCGGAGCAGATGCGTCACGTCGTGCGGAGCGTGCCCGGCGTCCACATGGCCAACATGGTCGAGGGCGGGCTGACCCCCCTGACGTCCCGCGAGGAGCTCGGCGAGATCGGCTACGCCGTCGCGCTCTACGCCAACGCCGCGATGCGCGGCGCCGTCGCCGGGATGCGCGAGGTGCTCGACCACCTCGCGGAGCACGGCGACACCACCCGGGCGAGCGAGCTGATGATCAGCTGGCAGGACCGCCAGTCGCTCGTGCGCAAGCCGGACTACGACGAGCTCGAGCGGCGCTACGCCGCCGAGGCCAACACGCCCGGGGCGGACGGCTCCGAGCAGGACGGAGACGTGGCATGA
- a CDS encoding GntR family transcriptional regulator, producing MPKAPRSDRPSSTPLERDATFSRRTEEAVRSMILDGTLSPGERLNEVLIAQSLGISRGPLREAIQRLVGEGLVTVISHRGAFVRTFARREVEELYEMRSALEMYVARLVCQRASDAEVAELRALVDAAAAEMSSAPDAPYPSDADLHSRLIDLAGNATLGRATVEAQRQISLARRMSAQVPARAREAQGEHEELVAAFERRDEDAAAAAMRRHLDRARRSAVEALGIDDS from the coding sequence ATGCCGAAGGCCCCCAGGAGCGACCGTCCCAGCTCGACACCGCTCGAGCGCGACGCTACGTTCTCCCGCCGCACGGAGGAGGCGGTGCGGTCGATGATCCTCGACGGCACCCTCTCCCCGGGCGAGCGGCTCAACGAGGTGCTCATCGCCCAGTCGCTCGGCATCAGCCGCGGGCCCCTCCGCGAGGCCATCCAGCGCCTCGTGGGCGAGGGCCTCGTCACCGTGATCAGCCACCGCGGCGCCTTCGTGCGCACCTTCGCGCGGCGCGAGGTGGAGGAGCTCTACGAGATGCGCTCCGCGCTCGAGATGTACGTCGCGCGCCTGGTCTGCCAGCGGGCCTCGGACGCCGAGGTCGCCGAGCTCCGAGCCTTGGTGGACGCAGCGGCTGCGGAGATGTCGAGCGCGCCGGACGCGCCGTACCCCTCCGACGCGGACCTGCACTCGCGCCTCATCGACCTGGCGGGCAACGCGACGCTCGGCCGGGCGACGGTGGAGGCCCAGCGCCAGATCTCGCTCGCCCGTCGGATGTCGGCCCAGGTGCCGGCACGCGCCCGCGAGGCGCAGGGCGAGCACGAAGAGCTCGTCGCGGCCTTCGAGCGCCGCGACGAGGACGCCGCCGCGGCGGCCATGCGCCGTCACCTCGACCGGGCGCGTCGCAGCGCCGTCGAGGCCCTGGGGATCGACGACAGCTGA
- a CDS encoding MFS transporter codes for MSTTNAGPSVGQQRRAALGSFAGTTLEWYDFFIYGTAAALVFGDVFFPTQEGVVGTLAAFATFAVGFAARPIGSILFGHYGDKLGRRNVLMTTLLLMGVSTVLIGCIPSYDAIGAWAPALLVLCRIGQGVALGGEWGGAALLSVENAPEGRKGLFGSSTQVGSPAGLLLASLVVAAAAGLSGDAFDSWGWRVPFWISAVIVLVGFWIRRGLAESHDFAAAQAHDETTNVPVVEVLRHQWREVLLGAGLGAANNALYYTVATYTLAYVTTQTDVTEGQVLNHLTIVSLCYLVSIPLFGWLSDRVGLRRQVMLAALAAAGFTVPYFLLIETGSSLVILVAMVVGLAVVQSAAYAPQPAVYSELFPARTRYTGASLSYALPTTVVGGTAPLIATYLYDRTGSNLPMAGYIVVLCLVAATCAGLAMRRHERAVRETVSTVDMPVARR; via the coding sequence ATGTCCACGACGAACGCCGGCCCCTCGGTGGGTCAGCAGCGGCGCGCGGCACTCGGCAGCTTCGCCGGCACGACGCTGGAGTGGTACGACTTCTTCATCTACGGCACGGCCGCCGCCCTGGTCTTCGGTGATGTCTTCTTCCCGACCCAGGAGGGCGTCGTCGGCACCCTCGCCGCCTTCGCGACCTTCGCGGTCGGCTTCGCGGCCCGCCCGATCGGCTCGATCCTCTTCGGTCACTACGGCGACAAGCTGGGCCGCCGCAACGTCCTCATGACGACGCTCCTGCTCATGGGGGTCTCCACCGTCCTCATCGGCTGCATCCCCTCCTACGACGCCATCGGCGCCTGGGCGCCGGCGCTCCTCGTGCTCTGCCGCATCGGCCAGGGCGTCGCCCTGGGCGGCGAGTGGGGCGGTGCCGCGCTGCTCTCCGTCGAGAACGCCCCCGAGGGCCGCAAGGGCCTCTTCGGCTCCTCCACCCAGGTCGGCTCGCCGGCGGGCCTGCTGCTCGCCAGCCTCGTCGTCGCTGCGGCGGCCGGCCTCAGCGGCGACGCCTTCGACAGCTGGGGCTGGCGCGTCCCGTTCTGGATCTCCGCGGTCATCGTGCTCGTCGGGTTCTGGATCCGTCGCGGCCTCGCCGAGTCCCACGACTTCGCCGCGGCCCAGGCCCACGACGAGACGACGAACGTGCCGGTCGTCGAGGTGCTCCGCCACCAGTGGCGCGAGGTGCTCCTCGGTGCCGGGCTGGGTGCGGCCAACAACGCGCTCTACTACACGGTGGCGACCTACACGCTGGCCTACGTCACCACCCAGACGGACGTGACCGAGGGCCAGGTGCTCAACCACCTGACGATCGTCTCGCTCTGCTACCTCGTCTCGATCCCGCTCTTCGGCTGGCTGTCCGACCGGGTCGGCCTGCGGCGCCAGGTCATGCTGGCCGCCCTCGCCGCTGCCGGGTTCACCGTGCCGTACTTCCTCCTCATCGAGACCGGCAGCTCGCTCGTCATCCTCGTCGCGATGGTCGTCGGCCTCGCCGTCGTGCAGTCCGCGGCCTACGCACCCCAGCCGGCCGTCTACAGCGAGCTGTTCCCGGCCCGCACCCGCTACACCGGCGCCTCGCTCAGCTACGCCCTACCGACGACGGTGGTCGGCGGCACGGCGCCGCTCATCGCGACCTACCTCTACGACCGCACCGGGTCGAACCTGCCGATGGCGGGCTACATCGTGGTGCTCTGCCTCGTGGCGGCCACCTGCGCGGGCCTGGCAATGCGTCGCCACGAGCGCGCGGTTCGTGAGACTGTGTCGACAGTTGACATGCCGGTGGCGCGGCGATGA
- a CDS encoding SDR family NAD(P)-dependent oxidoreductase encodes MSAGGAPRVAYVTGASSGIGRGAAERLAADGARVVLLGRDEGRLAEAAAACGPDARYAAFDVTDAAAVEAVLPGVIAEHGAPSVVVHNAGQTVVGALDALTPEEWHRQLDVNLTSIYSLNRHLWPAMVPGGGAIVLVASTASFAAFPQDAAYVATKGAVLALTKAMALDGAPHGIRVNAVCPGFILTPNLQGYFDAQADPAGAAAGSAAAAPLGRMGSPADVAGTIAFLVSDDAAFVTGTSVLVDGGLMAKVPTA; translated from the coding sequence GTGAGCGCCGGGGGAGCACCGCGCGTCGCCTACGTGACGGGCGCGAGCTCGGGGATCGGCCGCGGCGCGGCGGAGCGGCTCGCGGCCGACGGGGCGCGGGTCGTGCTCCTGGGCCGCGACGAGGGCCGGCTCGCGGAGGCGGCCGCCGCGTGCGGCCCGGACGCGCGGTACGCCGCGTTCGACGTGACGGACGCCGCCGCGGTGGAGGCGGTGCTGCCCGGCGTCATCGCCGAGCACGGCGCGCCGTCGGTGGTCGTGCACAACGCCGGGCAGACGGTCGTCGGCGCGCTTGACGCGCTGACGCCCGAGGAGTGGCACCGGCAGCTCGACGTGAACCTGACGAGCATCTACTCGCTCAACCGGCACCTGTGGCCGGCGATGGTCCCGGGCGGCGGGGCGATCGTGCTCGTCGCCTCGACGGCCTCGTTCGCGGCGTTCCCCCAGGACGCGGCGTACGTCGCCACCAAGGGGGCGGTGCTCGCCCTGACCAAGGCCATGGCGCTCGACGGGGCACCGCACGGCATCCGTGTCAACGCGGTGTGCCCGGGCTTCATCCTGACGCCGAACCTGCAGGGGTACTTCGACGCCCAGGCCGACCCCGCGGGGGCGGCTGCCGGCTCGGCCGCCGCGGCGCCGCTCGGTCGCATGGGCAGCCCCGCCGACGTGGCGGGCACGATCGCGTTCCTCGTCTCCGACGACGCCGCGTTCGTGACGGGGACGTCCGTGCTGGTCGACGGCGGCCTCATGGCGAAGGTACCCACGGCGTGA
- a CDS encoding SDR family NAD(P)-dependent oxidoreductase, whose translation MSTAATVPAPLGDRVVVVTGAASGIGAATVDFLRRQGATVVGWDISGTPEAGPLDLTDGEAVRAAGAAVVAEHGAVHALVNCAGVITPNLPLEQTDAADFRKCFDVNVVGLVNASQSVHAALVESKGAIVNVASQAALVSLPHQSAYTASKGAVAALTRAMAVDWAEAGVRVNAVCPGFTLTPMAVQQMTPELDAAVSRRVPLGRMFQPDEIASVIAFLASDAASAVTGVVMPVDGGWTAGEPALPMGGDA comes from the coding sequence ATGAGCACCGCAGCAACCGTCCCCGCGCCCCTCGGCGACCGCGTGGTCGTCGTGACCGGCGCGGCGTCCGGCATCGGCGCCGCCACCGTCGACTTCCTGCGTCGCCAGGGCGCGACGGTGGTCGGCTGGGACATCAGCGGCACGCCGGAGGCCGGCCCGCTCGACCTCACCGACGGGGAGGCGGTCCGCGCGGCCGGCGCCGCGGTGGTGGCCGAGCACGGCGCGGTCCACGCGCTGGTCAACTGCGCGGGCGTCATCACGCCCAACCTGCCGCTCGAGCAGACGGACGCGGCCGACTTCCGGAAGTGCTTCGACGTCAACGTCGTCGGCCTCGTCAACGCCAGCCAGTCCGTGCACGCCGCGCTGGTGGAGTCGAAGGGCGCCATCGTCAACGTGGCGAGCCAGGCCGCCCTCGTCAGCCTGCCGCACCAGTCGGCGTACACGGCCTCCAAGGGCGCGGTCGCCGCGCTCACCCGCGCGATGGCGGTCGACTGGGCCGAGGCGGGCGTCCGCGTCAACGCGGTGTGCCCCGGTTTCACCCTGACGCCGATGGCCGTGCAGCAGATGACGCCCGAGCTCGACGCCGCGGTCTCGCGCCGCGTCCCGCTGGGCCGGATGTTCCAGCCCGACGAGATCGCGTCGGTCATCGCGTTCCTCGCCTCCGACGCGGCCTCCGCGGTCACGGGCGTCGTCATGCCCGTCGACGGCGGTTGGACCGCGGGCGAGCCTGCGCTCCCGATGGGCGGCGACGCGTGA
- a CDS encoding alkene reductase, with the protein MTASPATSPTTSPSVLDPWQLGRIELANRVVMAPMTRNRADEHGVLPEVAIDYYAQRAGAGLIVTEGTQPTAAAQGYPGTPGLHTDVQQAVWAQVADAVHARGGRIFCQLMHTGRISHESLIPPGARIVAPSAVRADLEVQTADGRSVPAPEPAEMTPDDIAEVVEGFASSAARAVAAGLDGVELHAANGYLLHQFLAPGTNHRTDAYGGTPAGRARFVVEVTRAVAERIGADRVGIRISPGGQFNDMDDQDNDDTYVRLAAEIGELRPAYLHTLRRRSTPLHRTLRETWPTTYVLNTGYNGGSELDDVAPIVAEGAAHLVSVGRLFISNPDLVERWRHGRPRAAWDEETFYTGGERGYTDYPAWHEPDGSDESSAPTRRGAPA; encoded by the coding sequence GTGACGGCCAGTCCCGCCACCAGCCCCACCACCAGCCCCTCCGTGCTCGACCCCTGGCAGCTCGGCCGGATCGAGCTGGCGAACCGGGTCGTCATGGCGCCCATGACGCGCAACCGCGCGGACGAGCACGGGGTGCTGCCCGAGGTGGCGATCGACTACTACGCGCAGCGGGCCGGTGCCGGTCTCATCGTCACCGAGGGCACGCAGCCGACCGCGGCCGCCCAGGGCTACCCCGGCACGCCGGGGCTGCACACCGACGTCCAGCAAGCCGTGTGGGCGCAGGTCGCCGATGCCGTGCACGCCCGTGGCGGGCGCATCTTCTGCCAGCTCATGCACACGGGCCGGATCAGCCACGAGAGCCTCATCCCGCCCGGTGCCCGGATCGTCGCGCCCAGCGCCGTCCGCGCCGACCTCGAGGTGCAGACCGCCGACGGCCGCAGCGTCCCGGCCCCCGAGCCGGCGGAGATGACCCCCGACGACATCGCCGAGGTGGTCGAGGGGTTCGCCTCGTCCGCCGCCCGCGCGGTCGCCGCCGGGCTCGACGGCGTCGAGCTGCACGCGGCCAACGGCTACCTGCTCCACCAGTTCCTCGCCCCCGGCACCAACCACCGCACCGACGCGTACGGCGGCACCCCGGCCGGGCGGGCCCGCTTCGTCGTCGAGGTCACGCGCGCGGTCGCGGAGCGGATCGGGGCGGACCGCGTCGGCATCCGCATCTCGCCCGGCGGCCAGTTCAACGACATGGACGACCAGGACAACGACGACACCTACGTGCGGCTGGCCGCGGAGATCGGCGAGCTGCGTCCGGCGTACCTCCACACCCTGCGTCGCCGCAGCACCCCGTTGCACCGCACGCTGCGGGAGACCTGGCCCACGACGTACGTCCTCAACACCGGCTACAACGGCGGCAGCGAGCTCGACGACGTCGCGCCCATCGTCGCGGAGGGCGCGGCCCACCTCGTCAGCGTCGGCCGCCTCTTCATCTCGAACCCGGACCTCGTCGAGCGCTGGCGGCACGGCCGCCCGCGAGCGGCGTGGGACGAGGAGACCTTCTACACGGGCGGGGAGCGCGGCTACACCGACTACCCCGCCTGGCACGAGCCCGACGGCTCGGACGAGTCGAGCGCACCCACCCGCAGAGGAGCACCCGCATGA
- a CDS encoding GntR family transcriptional regulator: MTDTAPPGLVPFDRTSLTLADRVEALLHEQIVSGALEAGARLSESEIASSFGVSRGPVREALRRLAHRGLVVVESHRGASVRHLDLSDVRQLFEVRIALECEAAALAARRIDDAGRAGLIDLERLADGEADSGLTAVFDDHDLHDLIVLHAANDQLARMVRQVNVELRLARSRSGAGGHRAAEAREEHRRLIRCLVAGDATGARAAMREHLSAALFNTLQTLQGPTEEDRT, from the coding sequence ATGACCGACACCGCACCTCCCGGGCTGGTGCCCTTCGACCGCACCAGCCTCACCCTGGCGGACCGGGTCGAGGCCCTGCTCCACGAGCAGATCGTGAGCGGAGCCCTCGAGGCGGGGGCGCGGCTGAGCGAGAGCGAGATCGCGAGCTCCTTCGGCGTCAGTCGGGGACCGGTGCGCGAGGCGCTGCGGCGCCTCGCGCACCGGGGGCTCGTCGTCGTCGAGTCCCACCGTGGCGCCTCGGTGCGCCACCTGGACCTCAGCGACGTGCGCCAGCTCTTCGAGGTGCGCATCGCGCTCGAGTGCGAGGCCGCCGCCCTGGCGGCCCGCCGGATCGACGACGCGGGCCGGGCCGGGCTCATCGACCTGGAGCGGCTCGCGGACGGCGAGGCCGACTCCGGTCTCACCGCCGTGTTCGACGACCACGACCTGCACGACCTGATCGTGCTGCACGCGGCCAACGACCAGCTGGCCCGCATGGTCCGCCAGGTCAACGTCGAGCTGCGGCTCGCCCGCTCCCGGTCCGGCGCGGGCGGCCACCGCGCGGCGGAGGCCCGCGAGGAGCACCGCCGCCTCATCCGCTGCCTCGTCGCCGGTGACGCCACCGGCGCGCGGGCGGCCATGCGCGAGCACCTGTCGGCCGCGCTGTTCAACACCCTGCAGACGCTGCAGGGCCCGACCGAGGAGGACCGAACGTGA